The following coding sequences lie in one Oligoflexus sp. genomic window:
- a CDS encoding acyl-CoA thioesterase gives MGNKLKLESGRSPCESEAIMTEMVLPQHTNAIGTVFGGVVMSWVDIAAAICAERHCHRQVVTASVDALSFLAPIKLGWIVTLKSSINYVWKTSCEVGVKVMAENPRTGESFQTATAYVTMVALDSNGRPTLMPPIEPETDDQKRRYEEAKARRISRLELKKQNEERRKQRAGEQE, from the coding sequence ATGGGAAACAAATTGAAGCTGGAGTCCGGTCGCTCGCCTTGTGAAAGCGAAGCGATCATGACGGAAATGGTTCTGCCGCAGCACACCAATGCCATCGGCACCGTCTTTGGTGGGGTGGTGATGTCATGGGTGGATATCGCCGCCGCCATCTGCGCGGAAAGGCATTGTCATCGGCAGGTCGTCACAGCTTCGGTGGATGCCCTGAGTTTCCTGGCCCCGATTAAACTCGGATGGATCGTGACGCTGAAGTCCTCGATCAATTACGTGTGGAAGACGAGTTGCGAAGTCGGGGTGAAGGTGATGGCGGAAAATCCGCGAACCGGCGAATCCTTTCAAACAGCGACCGCATATGTGACCATGGTGGCCCTGGACAGCAACGGGCGGCCCACGCTGATGCCGCCTATTGAACCGGAAACCGATGATCAGAAACGCCGCTATGAAGAGGCGAAGGCCCGGCGGATTTCGCGGCTGGAGCTGAAAAAGCAGAATGAAGAACGCCGGAAGCAACGGGCCGGAGAGCAGGAATGA
- a CDS encoding Gldg family protein, which translates to MKTLFTLIMRECQAIFRIRFVPLWAALWLFCFALWTFFGARFFETGEASLRGPLQVIPWLLTALMPLLASQLWHPEARPGYEQWLQASGLGGLKRISAQCVAGSLVSLVLILGTVPMALTVLFMGPLDIRMWISSLLGLWCFSVWQLALSGLFMRLFKRIGTAILASVIVLSLLQAMGSPDLVDQVTRMFSFIPGHILNAISPLSHLDTMKRGVVDNRNLSFFIGGTLWLLAAQILLQRKQRTLSLRGQYVPPRAFWVLMDAWLIAGLIFVALAQKQFLRFDLSDEKLYSLSEGSRSLLNAVHQPVSIKLYFSRSHPLMEPLQRIHGHRIQELLEAYVAYAPDKLKVEVIDPRPDTSMEAEARWEGLKGLRTTKGDLYLGAVFTQGQKTLRVPYFDPRKETQIEYELSEVFVKLNQTVKPVLGVITSLPMVSERDDDGPRLRPDWAVIEALRGFYQITRLPVDVQEIPENISSLMVIHPKSITELTEYAIDQFILRGGHLVIAVDPFCETELSYNNPGGANPLKMSSTLPKLFPAWGVEFDPTRMVGDAARSGRQMTLQKVANNPFHVNLIGKDLNRQHQITRTIQQVLFPEPGWLAIKEQPERKWEALVQSSDKSGLLSTEAAAYMSPQQLTQQLKPDGTMRTIAGILSGQWTTAFPEKPAGSPIARHREKTEQPSSIVIFADTDFLADPHAVEKLQVMSQMLIRPRNDNLSLLTHAVEFLGGNRDLISIRSGGSVNRPLTRLESFEEQSRQPWLDAEDKLSARIADIERQIGDLQVQEENTASILSKEQERQLRRLRETEAGLWTERRLVREKARFQPDNIRRLIVALHLGLLPFLIVALGFQRKLREVREVRRALHRLKV; encoded by the coding sequence ATGAAGACTCTCTTCACACTCATCATGCGAGAATGCCAGGCGATCTTTCGCATTCGCTTCGTCCCGCTATGGGCCGCGCTCTGGCTTTTCTGCTTTGCCCTTTGGACCTTCTTCGGCGCGCGCTTCTTTGAAACGGGCGAAGCCAGTTTAAGAGGCCCGCTGCAGGTCATACCCTGGCTTCTGACCGCTCTGATGCCGCTGCTCGCGAGTCAGCTCTGGCATCCGGAAGCCCGTCCTGGCTATGAGCAATGGCTGCAGGCCTCGGGCCTTGGCGGCCTGAAACGCATTTCCGCGCAGTGCGTGGCGGGAAGCCTCGTGAGCCTTGTCCTGATCCTCGGCACCGTGCCGATGGCCTTGACCGTTCTTTTCATGGGTCCTTTGGATATTCGCATGTGGATATCCTCGCTTCTGGGGCTCTGGTGCTTCAGCGTCTGGCAGCTCGCTCTCAGCGGTCTTTTCATGCGCCTTTTCAAGCGCATCGGCACCGCGATCCTGGCCAGCGTGATTGTCCTTTCCCTTCTGCAGGCAATGGGCTCACCGGATCTTGTGGACCAGGTCACGCGCATGTTTTCCTTTATTCCCGGACATATCCTGAATGCCATCAGCCCGCTTTCCCATCTCGACACCATGAAGCGCGGCGTCGTCGATAATCGCAACCTCAGCTTTTTCATCGGCGGAACGCTCTGGCTCCTGGCCGCGCAGATCCTTCTGCAAAGAAAACAGCGGACTCTCTCGCTGCGTGGACAGTATGTTCCGCCCCGTGCCTTCTGGGTCCTGATGGACGCCTGGCTGATCGCCGGTTTGATCTTTGTCGCCTTGGCGCAAAAACAATTTCTGCGCTTTGACCTGAGCGATGAAAAACTCTATTCCCTCTCCGAGGGCAGCCGTTCTCTTTTGAATGCGGTTCATCAGCCCGTTTCGATCAAACTCTATTTTTCCCGCTCCCATCCTTTGATGGAGCCCCTGCAAAGGATCCACGGCCACCGCATTCAGGAGCTGCTCGAAGCCTACGTGGCCTATGCGCCGGATAAATTGAAGGTCGAGGTGATCGATCCACGCCCGGACACTTCGATGGAAGCGGAAGCCCGCTGGGAAGGCCTGAAAGGACTTCGGACCACCAAGGGCGACCTTTACCTTGGCGCCGTGTTCACCCAGGGTCAGAAAACCTTGCGTGTGCCCTATTTTGATCCACGCAAGGAAACGCAGATCGAATATGAACTCTCCGAAGTTTTCGTGAAGCTCAATCAAACAGTCAAACCCGTGCTCGGCGTCATCACATCCCTGCCTATGGTCAGTGAACGCGATGATGATGGGCCCCGTCTGCGGCCGGACTGGGCTGTGATTGAAGCGCTGCGTGGGTTCTATCAGATCACCCGCCTGCCGGTCGATGTCCAGGAAATACCAGAGAATATCAGTTCGCTGATGGTGATCCATCCGAAGTCCATCACGGAGCTGACCGAATACGCGATCGATCAGTTCATCCTGCGCGGCGGGCATCTTGTGATCGCTGTCGATCCCTTCTGCGAAACTGAACTTTCGTATAATAATCCCGGCGGCGCCAACCCCCTTAAGATGAGCAGCACCCTGCCCAAGCTCTTTCCAGCCTGGGGCGTGGAGTTTGATCCAACACGGATGGTCGGGGATGCGGCGCGTTCAGGGCGGCAGATGACCCTGCAGAAAGTGGCGAACAATCCCTTTCACGTGAATCTGATCGGCAAGGATCTGAATCGCCAGCATCAGATCACGCGAACCATTCAGCAGGTGCTTTTCCCGGAACCGGGCTGGCTCGCTATCAAAGAACAGCCGGAGCGCAAGTGGGAAGCCTTGGTGCAGAGTTCCGATAAAAGCGGTCTGCTTTCCACCGAAGCCGCGGCCTATATGTCCCCGCAGCAGTTGACCCAACAGCTCAAGCCCGACGGCACCATGCGAACGATCGCCGGCATTCTTTCCGGACAATGGACGACGGCCTTCCCCGAAAAACCCGCGGGTTCGCCCATCGCCCGGCATCGGGAAAAAACCGAGCAGCCGAGCAGCATCGTAATTTTCGCCGATACGGATTTCCTGGCCGATCCGCATGCCGTGGAAAAACTTCAGGTCATGAGCCAGATGCTGATCCGCCCGCGCAATGACAATCTCAGTCTTCTGACCCATGCCGTGGAATTCCTGGGTGGCAATCGTGATCTGATCAGCATCCGAAGCGGCGGCAGCGTGAATCGACCTCTGACGAGGCTCGAAAGCTTCGAGGAGCAGTCGCGCCAGCCCTGGCTTGACGCCGAAGACAAGCTTTCAGCCCGCATCGCCGATATCGAAAGACAGATCGGTGACCTGCAGGTGCAGGAGGAAAACACCGCGAGCATCCTGTCCAAGGAACAGGAACGGCAGCTCCGGCGTCTGCGCGAAACCGAAGCGGGGCTTTGGACCGAGCGCCGTTTGGTGCGGGAAAAAGCCCGTTTTCAGCCCGACAACATCCGCCGCCTGATCGTGGCGCTGCACCTCGGCCTTCTGCCCTTTTTGATTGTCGCACTGGGTTTTCAAAGGAAGCTGCGCGAGGTGCGTGAAGTCCGTCGCGCGCTGCATCGGCTGAAGGTGTAA
- a CDS encoding GNAT family N-acetyltransferase yields MHWQNIPATTLLRDYGAWIMPRLVSNNRIIGLLGLADSPYQPLPDAHAWILRHTDGRILQIIAQGPKEIALVNHPDFCLDDAQVAAICRRFPGSWVLICHEDQCEKWETAARVQGFKDVPLLATRLYQVVPDKLRIKPMPSSLRLEALQRYAPQIGRFIQGFMLDVLQQKIDEDEARQRFIKREFFGLFQGDQLLSIAALTHRLMNGRCLSYVYTPPKHRGQDYAGLTVEHLCRRIFQNPEMNLIFLYADESNPCSNRLYQKLGFEMVCVSRTF; encoded by the coding sequence ATGCACTGGCAAAACATCCCAGCCACAACTCTACTGCGGGACTATGGGGCCTGGATCATGCCACGCCTTGTCAGCAACAATCGCATCATCGGCCTGCTTGGACTCGCCGACTCGCCCTATCAACCGCTCCCGGACGCCCATGCCTGGATTCTGCGCCACACCGATGGCCGGATTCTTCAGATCATAGCCCAGGGTCCCAAGGAGATCGCCCTCGTCAATCATCCTGATTTTTGTCTCGATGACGCGCAGGTGGCTGCGATCTGCCGGCGTTTTCCAGGATCATGGGTCCTGATCTGCCACGAGGATCAATGCGAAAAATGGGAAACTGCAGCCCGGGTTCAGGGTTTCAAAGACGTGCCGCTGCTGGCCACGCGCCTTTATCAGGTCGTTCCAGACAAACTGCGGATCAAGCCCATGCCTTCCTCATTACGCCTGGAAGCCCTGCAGCGTTATGCCCCACAAATCGGTCGCTTTATTCAGGGCTTCATGCTCGATGTGCTGCAGCAAAAAATCGACGAGGATGAGGCGCGGCAAAGGTTTATCAAACGGGAATTCTTCGGCCTTTTCCAGGGTGATCAGCTGCTTTCAATCGCGGCCCTCACGCACCGCCTTATGAATGGCCGCTGCCTTTCCTATGTCTACACGCCACCCAAGCACCGTGGCCAGGACTATGCAGGGCTTACGGTTGAGCATCTCTGCCGCCGAATTTTTCAAAATCCTGAGATGAATCTGATTTTTTTGTATGCGGACGAATCCAATCCTTGCTCCAACCGGCTTTATCAAAAACTGGGTTTTGAAATGGTCTGCGTTTCCAGGACCTTTTAA
- a CDS encoding DUF4105 domain-containing protein: MMRFARLLLLWFGLFSAVQSQAAGYSFTQMPADPDQVDVYLHTVDIGNLIYSNFGHTALRVHDKVSGRDLVFNWGIFSFKDPITFGLQFYKGILNYQLGIYPYRSVMDSYEAEGRKVWEDKIYLTREQKVKLFERLIWNAKPENRTYAYQYFFDNCSTRIRDYLDEAMGGIVKAKTHLNHAPQTFRDMVYEGYSYTPGMDLFLDIAMNSNIDRLMTLWERMFHPLYMREVFMQTQNEGQPMLSEAKVLVEFPRPESYPGLSFMLVLVVFGLPLSLLCIAFFMRNKLIHFLPTVYRSFAVVSLPLLGFGALIGFLMPVTWFVSDHKDLHHNANMLLFWPFDVILLVWAFAILIQGRGWQLPVKGTLFLRRYVMVHMIGTLLMPVLRILGMIEQDVNREIVWVLPPYMVILFLLWRVGTEVKVEPSRKA, translated from the coding sequence ATGATGAGATTCGCGCGGCTACTGCTTCTTTGGTTTGGGCTTTTCAGCGCGGTGCAGAGTCAGGCGGCGGGGTATTCCTTCACCCAGATGCCGGCGGATCCGGATCAGGTGGATGTGTATCTGCATACGGTGGATATCGGGAACCTGATTTATAGTAACTTTGGGCACACGGCCCTGCGTGTGCACGACAAAGTTTCGGGCCGCGACCTCGTTTTCAACTGGGGTATTTTTTCGTTCAAAGATCCCATCACCTTTGGTCTGCAATTCTATAAAGGCATATTGAATTATCAGCTCGGCATCTATCCCTATCGCTCGGTGATGGATTCCTATGAGGCTGAAGGCCGAAAGGTTTGGGAAGATAAAATTTACCTGACCCGCGAGCAGAAGGTTAAACTCTTCGAACGCCTGATCTGGAACGCCAAACCGGAAAATCGAACCTACGCCTATCAGTATTTCTTTGATAACTGCTCGACGCGCATCCGCGATTACCTGGATGAAGCGATGGGCGGCATCGTGAAAGCGAAGACGCACCTGAATCATGCGCCCCAGACTTTCCGTGATATGGTTTATGAAGGTTATAGCTATACGCCTGGCATGGACCTCTTCCTTGATATCGCGATGAACAGCAATATAGATCGGCTCATGACGCTGTGGGAGCGTATGTTCCATCCGCTTTACATGCGCGAAGTCTTCATGCAGACGCAGAATGAAGGCCAGCCTATGCTGAGCGAAGCCAAGGTGCTGGTGGAATTCCCGAGGCCAGAATCCTATCCCGGCCTCAGCTTCATGCTGGTCCTGGTCGTCTTCGGTCTTCCGCTGTCGCTGCTGTGCATAGCCTTTTTCATGCGGAACAAGCTGATCCATTTCCTCCCGACCGTCTATCGCAGCTTCGCCGTCGTGAGTCTGCCCCTTTTGGGCTTCGGGGCCTTGATCGGTTTTCTGATGCCGGTCACCTGGTTCGTTTCGGATCACAAGGACCTGCACCATAACGCGAATATGCTTCTTTTCTGGCCTTTTGATGTCATTCTTCTGGTCTGGGCTTTCGCAATTTTGATCCAAGGCCGCGGCTGGCAGCTGCCGGTCAAGGGCACGCTCTTTCTAAGGCGTTATGTGATGGTCCACATGATCGGAACTCTTTTGATGCCGGTTCTCAGAATCCTCGGTATGATTGAGCAGGACGTCAACCGTGAAATCGTCTGGGTGCTGCCGCCTTATATGGTGATCCTCTTCCTCCTGTGGCGGGTGGGTACTGAAGTCAAAGTGGAGCCGAGCCGCAAAGCATGA
- a CDS encoding YqgE/AlgH family protein produces the protein MAEQLNLPSLLIALPGLMDPHFVKSVVLLIQHNPDGALGFIVNRPMPNNLRDVVFQSRYQIPNHVPVWMGGPIGSNQGLVIHNQGGDIAATTSSGDLRVSSSEEAVEGLVQHIEHVQAHGLTKGATLLPYRFVIGYCGWGPKQLDMELKSGQWYQKPLDFNLLFNTPWQEIWPRAIMDLGVHPLDIAPNIQSYMN, from the coding sequence ATGGCTGAGCAGTTGAACCTGCCTTCGCTCTTGATCGCGTTGCCCGGACTTATGGATCCGCATTTCGTAAAATCCGTGGTGCTTCTGATTCAGCATAATCCCGACGGCGCCCTGGGTTTCATCGTGAATCGGCCCATGCCGAACAACCTGCGCGATGTCGTCTTCCAAAGCCGCTATCAGATTCCGAATCATGTTCCCGTATGGATGGGCGGGCCGATTGGCAGCAATCAGGGCCTTGTCATTCATAATCAAGGCGGGGATATCGCCGCGACCACATCCTCGGGCGATCTGCGGGTTTCCTCATCCGAAGAGGCGGTCGAGGGGCTCGTGCAGCATATCGAGCATGTGCAGGCGCACGGCCTGACGAAAGGCGCAACGCTTTTGCCTTATCGCTTTGTCATTGGATACTGCGGATGGGGGCCGAAGCAGCTCGATATGGAATTGAAATCAGGGCAGTGGTATCAGAAGCCTTTGGACTTCAATCTGCTTTTCAACACGCCCTGGCAGGAGATCTGGCCGCGCGCGATCATGGATCTGGGCGTGCACCCCCTGGATATTGCGCCGAACATTCAGTCCTATATGAACTGA
- a CDS encoding V-type H(+)-translocating pyrophosphatase — MVVTLIYGSAVLAMLTAAFYAQRVRSVPIEGDNAQQVAKFNEISGAIAEGAMAFLSREYRYVAGFVVLFAVLMLLLLDNASTDIHEGVFSAIAFLLGAVTSSLSAFLGMKIATLGNVRTTIRARKGLSEAFKVAFESGSVMGFGLVGLALLGLMSICLVFGQFIHEQELLMEMVAGFGLGGSSVALFGRVGGGIYTKAADVGADLVGKVEQGIPEDDPRNPAVIADNVGDNVGDIAGMGADLFGSCAEATCAALLIGATSAAIVGTQSALYYPIIISAVGIPVCLLTALFARLKSDATSAEPALKKQLWVSTILMSIAMIFVTKAAMVETFEIHGQTITNTGVLVSLLSGLWAGLLIGIVTEFYTSHAYKPVREVADASQSGPATNIIYGLALGYKSSVIPVIAIAITVYVSWTLAGMYGIAIAALGMISTIATGLTIDAYGPVSDNAGGIAEMAELGPEVRRRTDLLDAAGNTTAAIGKGFAIGSAVLTALALFSAFLVRSNMYALDLLSPLVFAGLLIGGVLPFLFTAQTMKGVGIAAYAMIDEVRRQFREKPGILTGKDRPDYKTCVAISTEAAIKQMIAPGVLVLATPLVVGYIFGTQALAGVLAGSLVSGLVMALSASNSGGGWDNAKKFIETGKLGGKGSDAHKAAVVGDTVGDPFKDTSGPSINILMKLMAILSLVFAPFFVQHGGVILKFIGK; from the coding sequence TTGGTAGTTACTTTGATTTACGGGTCAGCGGTCCTGGCTATGTTAACCGCCGCTTTTTACGCCCAGCGCGTACGTTCCGTTCCCATCGAAGGCGACAACGCGCAGCAGGTGGCCAAGTTCAATGAAATCTCGGGCGCCATCGCCGAAGGGGCCATGGCCTTTCTTTCGCGTGAGTACCGCTACGTTGCAGGGTTTGTCGTCCTCTTCGCCGTGCTGATGCTTCTTCTCCTCGACAATGCCAGCACGGATATCCACGAGGGTGTGTTCAGCGCGATCGCCTTTCTGCTCGGTGCCGTGACCTCCAGTCTGTCGGCGTTCCTGGGTATGAAGATCGCGACCCTGGGCAACGTGCGCACGACGATTCGCGCGCGCAAGGGTTTGTCCGAAGCGTTCAAGGTCGCGTTTGAATCCGGCTCGGTGATGGGCTTTGGCCTTGTGGGTCTGGCCCTTCTCGGTCTGATGAGCATCTGCCTCGTCTTCGGCCAGTTCATTCACGAACAGGAACTTTTGATGGAAATGGTCGCCGGTTTTGGTCTCGGTGGATCCTCCGTCGCTCTTTTCGGCCGCGTCGGCGGCGGGATTTATACAAAAGCTGCAGACGTGGGCGCTGACCTTGTGGGAAAAGTCGAGCAGGGCATTCCTGAAGATGACCCCCGTAACCCAGCCGTTATCGCTGACAACGTCGGTGACAACGTCGGTGACATCGCCGGCATGGGCGCTGACCTTTTCGGTTCCTGCGCGGAAGCCACCTGCGCGGCTCTTCTGATCGGCGCAACTTCGGCCGCCATCGTCGGAACGCAGAGTGCCCTCTACTATCCGATTATTATTTCCGCCGTGGGTATTCCCGTCTGTCTTCTGACGGCTCTCTTTGCTCGTTTGAAGTCCGATGCAACATCGGCGGAACCAGCCTTGAAGAAACAGCTCTGGGTCTCGACCATTCTGATGTCGATCGCCATGATCTTCGTCACCAAGGCAGCCATGGTGGAAACTTTTGAAATCCACGGCCAAACCATCACCAACACCGGCGTTCTCGTCTCGCTGCTGTCGGGACTTTGGGCCGGTCTTCTGATCGGTATCGTGACCGAATTCTACACCTCGCACGCGTACAAACCCGTGCGTGAAGTCGCCGACGCGTCGCAGTCCGGTCCCGCTACCAACATCATTTATGGTCTGGCACTCGGTTACAAATCCTCGGTCATCCCTGTGATCGCCATCGCCATCACCGTTTACGTGTCGTGGACCCTCGCGGGCATGTATGGTATCGCGATCGCCGCCCTCGGCATGATTTCCACCATCGCCACGGGTTTGACCATTGATGCCTATGGTCCTGTGTCGGATAACGCGGGTGGTATCGCGGAAATGGCGGAACTCGGTCCAGAAGTGCGTCGCCGCACCGACCTTCTCGATGCAGCCGGCAACACCACAGCAGCCATCGGTAAAGGCTTTGCGATCGGTTCAGCAGTTCTGACCGCACTGGCCCTCTTCTCGGCCTTCCTCGTGCGTTCCAACATGTACGCTTTGGATCTTCTGTCCCCACTCGTCTTCGCTGGTCTTTTGATCGGTGGTGTACTCCCCTTCCTTTTCACAGCTCAGACTATGAAAGGCGTGGGCATTGCCGCTTATGCGATGATCGACGAGGTGCGGCGTCAGTTCCGTGAGAAGCCAGGTATCCTGACCGGCAAGGATCGTCCTGATTATAAAACCTGCGTGGCGATTTCCACCGAAGCGGCCATCAAGCAGATGATTGCACCCGGTGTCCTCGTGCTCGCAACGCCTCTGGTCGTCGGTTACATCTTCGGCACCCAGGCTTTGGCAGGCGTGCTCGCCGGTTCTTTGGTCTCGGGCCTCGTGATGGCGCTGTCCGCATCGAACTCGGGCGGCGGCTGGGATAACGCGAAAAAATTCATCGAGACAGGCAAGCTCGGCGGCAAAGGTTCCGATGCGCACAAAGCCGCTGTCGTCGGTGATACCGTCGGCGATCCCTTCAAGGATACCTCGGGTCCTTCGATCAACATTCTGATGAAACTGATGGCCATTCTCAGCCTCGTGTTCGCACCCTTCTTCGTGCAGCACGGCGGCGTGATCCTCAAGTTCATCGGGAAATAA
- a CDS encoding tetratricopeptide repeat protein: protein MPAKDKTTKVAITARTKDEGDMLSHVARACGFEQLQVFSSPRVTLEVAKRNQFQLFITHHDFPDMSGLTMIQTLRSTGNYGIEPHLFLVDALTPEIMLVLVENNIHHILAKPFSADRTQQKLAHLWQGELNMTPAEQEFREAHAAMNSGLMEMAQELAIKNLRTHGPMEKLLLLLGDVETKLNHPVEARRYYDAAQKFNPKSSSAAQKLAQTYMLEKDFAKAAELMNELTKLNPLNIELLANAGLSNYEVGNLDEAKDAMSRLQGLDKERKDASEVLARVAIKEGDYATAMKQLQGTHDQKEVVQMLNNEGVRLSHENEIDAAIAMYLKCIAIIGENPYIYALHYNLGLAYNKHHDKANAIIAFKKSLELKPDFEKAAGALSKLEAKSA from the coding sequence GTGCCTGCTAAGGATAAAACCACCAAGGTCGCGATTACAGCCCGAACCAAGGATGAAGGCGACATGCTGAGCCACGTGGCGCGGGCCTGTGGCTTTGAACAGCTTCAGGTTTTCAGCAGCCCTCGGGTGACGCTGGAAGTGGCCAAGCGCAACCAGTTCCAGCTCTTCATCACGCATCATGATTTCCCGGACATGAGCGGCCTGACCATGATCCAAACTCTGCGTTCCACCGGCAACTACGGTATCGAGCCGCACCTGTTCCTGGTCGATGCCCTGACTCCCGAGATCATGCTTGTCCTGGTGGAAAACAATATCCACCATATCCTGGCCAAGCCCTTTTCCGCCGATCGCACCCAACAAAAACTCGCCCACCTCTGGCAGGGCGAACTCAATATGACTCCTGCTGAGCAGGAATTCCGTGAAGCCCATGCCGCCATGAACTCGGGGCTCATGGAAATGGCCCAGGAACTGGCGATCAAAAATCTCAGGACCCACGGCCCCATGGAAAAACTTCTTCTGCTCCTGGGTGATGTCGAAACGAAGCTGAATCATCCCGTGGAAGCGCGGCGCTACTATGATGCCGCTCAGAAATTCAATCCCAAGTCCTCGTCCGCAGCCCAGAAGCTGGCCCAGACCTATATGCTGGAAAAGGATTTCGCGAAAGCTGCGGAGCTGATGAACGAATTGACCAAACTCAATCCTTTGAATATCGAGCTGCTCGCCAACGCCGGTCTTTCCAACTACGAAGTGGGGAACCTGGACGAGGCCAAGGACGCCATGTCCCGCCTGCAGGGACTCGACAAGGAACGCAAGGACGCCAGTGAAGTCCTGGCTCGGGTGGCGATCAAGGAAGGCGATTACGCGACGGCCATGAAGCAGCTGCAGGGCACCCATGATCAGAAGGAAGTGGTGCAGATGCTGAACAATGAAGGCGTGCGCCTTTCCCATGAAAATGAAATAGATGCCGCCATTGCCATGTACCTGAAGTGCATCGCGATTATCGGCGAAAACCCCTATATCTATGCGCTGCACTATAACCTGGGTCTGGCCTATAACAAACATCATGACAAGGCCAACGCGATCATCGCTTTCAAAAAATCTTTGGAACTCAAACCGGATTTTGAGAAAGCGGCCGGTGCCCTGAGCAAGCTGGAAGCAAAATCCGCCTGA
- a CDS encoding carbohydrate-binding module family 20 domain-containing protein — protein sequence MRHLLVLLCVTGSLQAAPLWVCDGGQSEINWSPETESVQVHLRTPESLATVRASMDQKACARDYYSPTGAMICLKKDLSDMVRWQDDGLVIDNLKRWSFGNQLQFLSGQYRPSLEQTEDGWVLHLNNAVMVNSKTLIQWDNGPIPLQGCEEVTPYPKSQVRIQVLGDQYMRGTLVSAPLPKVAVYAGDWHGGLVLGETDQEGSLTLDMEVGAHNVSVMKLTSSHSALWNDPQSYTVTQRRDNVFRVHVAPVTVRLLSATSVPYGKAVYVTGEGEYLGNWQRATRLNLLPDGRWELLKNLPVGASYKLLVADWTDASTLWLEGQKVSWQAGPNQQIPPLKDYYEVVIEASPSFL from the coding sequence ATGCGCCATCTTCTCGTTCTACTCTGCGTCACGGGTTCATTGCAGGCGGCTCCTTTGTGGGTCTGTGACGGCGGGCAGTCGGAAATCAACTGGTCGCCCGAGACGGAATCGGTTCAGGTTCACCTGCGCACGCCGGAATCCTTGGCCACGGTCAGGGCTTCGATGGATCAGAAAGCCTGCGCCCGCGACTATTATTCACCGACCGGCGCGATGATCTGCTTGAAAAAAGATCTCTCGGATATGGTGCGCTGGCAGGATGATGGCCTTGTCATCGACAATCTGAAGCGTTGGAGTTTTGGCAATCAGCTGCAATTCCTTTCCGGCCAGTACCGGCCTTCTCTTGAACAAACCGAAGACGGCTGGGTTCTGCACCTGAACAATGCCGTCATGGTGAATAGCAAGACCCTGATTCAGTGGGATAACGGCCCCATTCCGCTGCAGGGCTGCGAAGAGGTCACTCCCTACCCAAAGTCCCAGGTTCGGATCCAGGTCCTGGGTGATCAGTATATGCGTGGGACACTCGTCAGCGCGCCCCTGCCCAAAGTGGCTGTCTATGCCGGCGACTGGCACGGCGGTCTGGTGCTCGGCGAGACGGATCAGGAAGGCAGCCTGACCCTGGACATGGAAGTCGGCGCGCATAATGTGAGCGTGATGAAACTCACATCAAGTCACTCCGCACTTTGGAATGACCCGCAGTCCTATACCGTAACCCAGCGGCGCGACAACGTCTTCCGTGTGCATGTGGCTCCAGTCACCGTTCGCCTTCTGAGTGCGACCTCCGTCCCTTACGGCAAGGCCGTTTACGTGACCGGCGAAGGTGAATATCTGGGCAACTGGCAGCGCGCCACCCGTCTCAATCTGCTTCCGGACGGTCGCTGGGAGCTTTTGAAAAATCTTCCGGTCGGCGCATCCTATAAACTTCTGGTCGCGGACTGGACCGACGCTTCCACCCTCTGGCTTGAAGGACAAAAAGTAAGCTGGCAGGCCGGTCCCAATCAGCAGATTCCGCCCCTCAAGGATTATTATGAGGTCGTGATCGAGGCGAGCCCGAGTTTTCTGTGA
- a CDS encoding ABC transporter ATP-binding protein, protein MIEIQDLRKDFAHDEIIKELNLAIQPGETLGLWGRPKTGLTTLMHLIAGILTPTTGRVLIDDRHAVVDRAYVTKVLAYVPEKLALPSGMRVRDILHFAASLRGLSNPRYVAQSLNEKLQLEDCWDLRFGHLPPSLQKLVCVAQALLHEPRILLLDEPLQPRDSWQKQRLMSWLKDPAPHAIRIISSHVLDDLTPLCSRILVLHEGHITRSYEPDQLKTPKQLQAALEWNEESGRP, encoded by the coding sequence ACTGAATCTTGCCATTCAACCGGGCGAGACGCTGGGGCTTTGGGGTCGTCCGAAGACAGGCCTCACCACCTTGATGCACCTGATCGCCGGAATTTTGACGCCAACCACGGGTCGGGTTCTGATCGACGATCGGCATGCTGTGGTGGATCGCGCTTATGTCACCAAAGTTCTGGCCTATGTTCCCGAAAAACTGGCTTTGCCATCGGGCATGCGGGTTCGGGATATTCTGCATTTTGCGGCCAGTTTACGCGGCCTTTCGAATCCGCGTTACGTGGCGCAGAGCCTGAATGAGAAATTGCAGCTCGAAGACTGCTGGGACCTGCGTTTTGGTCATCTGCCGCCGAGTCTGCAAAAACTCGTCTGCGTGGCTCAGGCGCTTTTGCATGAACCCCGCATCCTTCTTCTGGATGAACCTTTGCAGCCCCGCGACAGCTGGCAAAAACAAAGGCTCATGTCCTGGCTGAAGGATCCGGCGCCGCATGCGATTCGCATCATCAGCAGTCACGTGCTCGATGATCTTACGCCTCTTTGCAGCCGTATCCTCGTTCTGCATGAAGGGCACATCACCCGCAGCTATGAGCCGGATCAATTGAAAACACCGAAGCAGCTACAGGCCGCACTGGAATGGAACGAGGAAAGCGGACGCCCATGA